A single window of Verrucomicrobiota bacterium DNA harbors:
- a CDS encoding sulfatase-like hydrolase/transferase: MKFPKILLFSVAALLLSVFAFAADRPNIVVILTDDQGYADISFNPDHPKEVSTPHMDSLAKEGVYFKQAYTSGVVCSPTRAGIMIGGYQQRIGIYTAGQGGSGFDPKLPIFPSMLPDEYTSMAIGKWHLGLDDDYPELKWHPVSRGFDESYNFMGRGGHDYFESKGVNSDDYAPIYRNKTRIPADEYEGYTTTRFTEEAVDFIDREKDNPFFLYLAYNAVHTPAQAPQKDIDHYKKLYPGLSETRTILMAMLHHLDEGVGAVVKKLKDEKVWDNTLLIFLTDNGGAGAMDANNGILRGYKQMVYEGGIRTPWIVSWPAKFKGGRTIDTPVISFDILPTVFDALGLKAPKNNPFDGKSLLPLINGETTKHHEVLHWDIGEPKHTWGVRQGDWKAWGEKDVVELYNLKDDPSEKKNVAANYPEKAKELTQLHAAWKLEMIKSANGGKLPPAAKATGEEKPKLSKEERAKRKAEKTKKE, translated from the coding sequence ATGAAGTTCCCTAAGATATTGCTATTCAGCGTTGCCGCTTTGCTACTTTCTGTTTTCGCCTTTGCAGCAGACAGGCCAAACATTGTGGTTATCCTCACCGATGACCAAGGCTATGCCGACATCAGCTTTAATCCCGACCATCCTAAGGAAGTGTCCACGCCTCACATGGATAGTCTGGCCAAAGAAGGGGTATACTTTAAACAAGCTTACACCAGTGGCGTCGTTTGTTCACCTACTCGTGCCGGCATAATGATCGGAGGCTATCAACAGCGCATCGGGATTTATACTGCGGGACAAGGTGGAAGTGGATTCGATCCCAAGCTACCCATCTTCCCTTCAATGCTTCCCGATGAATACACCAGCATGGCGATCGGAAAATGGCACCTGGGTTTGGATGATGATTACCCGGAGTTGAAGTGGCATCCGGTAAGCCGTGGATTCGATGAAAGCTACAATTTCATGGGTCGCGGGGGGCATGACTATTTCGAATCCAAGGGAGTTAATTCCGATGACTATGCTCCCATCTATAGAAACAAAACACGCATACCGGCCGATGAATACGAAGGCTACACAACCACTCGATTCACTGAGGAAGCCGTAGACTTTATAGATCGTGAGAAAGACAATCCCTTCTTCCTCTACCTGGCCTACAATGCCGTTCACACTCCGGCGCAAGCTCCTCAAAAAGATATCGATCATTACAAGAAACTCTATCCTGGACTCAGCGAAACAAGAACCATCCTCATGGCTATGCTGCATCACCTAGATGAAGGTGTCGGTGCCGTGGTTAAAAAGCTGAAGGACGAAAAGGTCTGGGATAACACCCTTCTGATTTTCCTCACTGACAATGGTGGCGCAGGTGCGATGGATGCCAACAACGGCATTCTTCGAGGTTACAAGCAGATGGTCTACGAAGGTGGAATCCGTACCCCCTGGATAGTCAGCTGGCCAGCGAAGTTCAAAGGCGGTCGCACGATTGATACACCCGTTATTTCATTTGATATTCTTCCAACTGTATTCGATGCGCTTGGTCTGAAGGCTCCAAAAAATAATCCTTTTGATGGAAAAAGTCTCTTACCTTTGATCAATGGCGAAACGACCAAACATCATGAGGTGCTCCACTGGGATATCGGCGAACCCAAACACACCTGGGGAGTCCGCCAGGGCGATTGGAAAGCCTGGGGGGAAAAAGACGTCGTCGAGCTTTACAACCTGAAAGACGATCCTTCAGAAAAGAAAAACGTCGCCGCCAATTATCCGGAAAAAGCGAAAGAGCTGACCCAGCTCCACGCCGCCTGGAAATTGGAAATGATCAAATCCGCCAATGGAGGCAAGTTGCCTCCCGCAGCTAAAGCAACCGGCGAAGAAAAGCCCAAGCTCTCCAAGGAAGAACGGGCCAAGCGCAAAGC
- a CDS encoding sulfatase-like hydrolase/transferase, whose protein sequence is MIRYLLVSLFLSSVLCFQGLAANRPNIILILIDDQDNGSIGAFGGDTYTPNLDRMAAEGMKFTQAYVSSAVCTPSRYSFATGRYAGNSYSKRYLEACGGLDQQGHPNFNMALEADRMNIGRVLSDAGYATGWVGKFHIESELDFPEFFKGKNGFRSFPKKGLEDNAETTAIFAHNEKVMRRYIQNLGFDWVKHTYSGNMSAPYNHHNPEWTTEAVLEFIEENKDNPFYLHYCTTLLHGGEGSWRKSMDFPNSSGEGRLKALPDVMTPRDELLEQVKAAGFDPNSQTSGEAWIDDAIGAVLKKLKQLGIDDNTLVLFAPDHGRRGKGSLYSADGLNVPMIARWPAQIASASVNNELIQNVDWVPTVFEAAGVELPKNYQMDGQSFLPILRNEENAKGRDHVYMEMGFARGVATKRWKYIAVRYPQEQIDIIKRASPENLPRALSYIGRLGIGVRGADRPGFWDGDQLYDLNADPEEHTNLASDPKFARQLKTMKQFLKEDLESFGRPFGEFVPGGNAVPGGQIDEQIALVKTLKVQGKTVTIPAAIIEPNPVPLRANREERKAERLKRKEAN, encoded by the coding sequence ATGATTCGATACCTCCTTGTATCTCTGTTTTTAAGTTCTGTACTTTGTTTTCAGGGCCTAGCTGCAAATAGGCCAAATATCATCCTGATTCTAATAGACGATCAGGACAACGGGAGTATCGGAGCCTTTGGCGGCGACACCTACACTCCGAATCTGGACCGTATGGCGGCAGAGGGTATGAAGTTTACCCAGGCTTATGTCAGTAGTGCGGTGTGCACACCATCGCGCTATAGTTTCGCTACGGGCCGCTACGCGGGGAATTCCTACAGCAAACGCTACTTAGAAGCCTGTGGGGGTCTGGATCAGCAAGGGCATCCGAATTTCAACATGGCCCTTGAAGCGGACCGTATGAACATCGGCCGAGTGCTTAGCGATGCCGGTTATGCCACAGGCTGGGTGGGGAAGTTTCACATCGAATCTGAATTGGACTTTCCGGAGTTTTTCAAAGGAAAGAATGGGTTTCGCAGTTTTCCGAAAAAAGGTCTGGAGGACAATGCGGAAACCACCGCGATTTTCGCGCACAATGAAAAGGTAATGCGACGTTACATCCAAAATCTAGGATTCGATTGGGTGAAGCATACTTACTCAGGAAATATGAGTGCGCCTTACAATCACCACAACCCGGAGTGGACAACCGAAGCAGTTTTGGAATTTATCGAGGAAAACAAAGACAATCCTTTCTACCTTCACTATTGCACCACATTGTTGCACGGAGGCGAAGGTTCATGGAGAAAGTCTATGGATTTTCCGAACTCTTCAGGGGAAGGGCGGCTGAAGGCATTGCCCGATGTGATGACTCCGCGTGACGAGCTGTTGGAACAGGTAAAAGCAGCCGGGTTCGATCCGAACAGTCAAACATCTGGAGAAGCCTGGATCGACGACGCGATTGGTGCCGTGCTCAAAAAACTGAAACAACTTGGAATCGACGACAATACACTGGTTTTATTTGCTCCCGACCACGGACGTCGCGGCAAGGGTTCCCTTTACTCGGCCGATGGTCTCAACGTTCCGATGATTGCGAGATGGCCTGCTCAGATTGCATCTGCTTCAGTTAACAACGAACTTATCCAAAATGTAGATTGGGTGCCCACCGTTTTTGAAGCGGCCGGAGTTGAGCTTCCAAAGAACTACCAAATGGATGGCCAAAGTTTTCTGCCTATATTGCGGAACGAGGAGAACGCAAAAGGCCGCGATCATGTATACATGGAAATGGGGTTTGCCCGTGGAGTCGCCACTAAGCGTTGGAAATACATCGCCGTTCGTTATCCGCAGGAACAAATCGACATTATCAAACGTGCCAGTCCGGAGAATTTACCAAGGGCCTTATCCTACATCGGTCGACTGGGTATCGGTGTGCGCGGAGCCGACCGACCCGGCTTCTGGGACGGTGATCAACTCTACGATTTGAACGCAGATCCTGAGGAGCACACCAATCTAGCTTCCGATCCCAAGTTTGCCAGACAGCTCAAAACAATGAAGCAATTCCTGAAAGAGGATCTGGAATCTTTCGGTCGTCCCTTTGGCGAGTTTGTTCCTGGAGGAAACGCTGTTCCAGGAGGTCAAATCGACGAGCAAATCGCGCTTGTGAAAACGCTTAAGGTACAGGGTAAGACGGTTACCATTCCGGCCGCCATTATTGAGCCTAATCCCGTCCCATTACGGGCAAACAGGGAAGAGCGAAAGGCTGAACGACTAAAACGAAAAGAGGCTAATTAG
- a CDS encoding alkaline phosphatase D family protein, protein MKIRIITLAALLVGPYLVGQAADGPYLATGIKIGEVTTDSAIIWLRLTANDDRVWEEGGMPEVQYLNSETGKFEPMRSRPNATPKVIFPEGKNVSTIEGATPGTSGKVRVLYKTAAEPRWRETAWQSVDADKDFTKQIRLNDLQSNTAYQLRAESESGNVVEGQFQTALEANEEGRVLFTVSTCQGYNDKDSADGFKIYESMLKLKPQFYVNDGDILYYDGRAKTLPLARWHWQRMYSLPSLVEFHRQVSSYFVKDDHDTWMNDSWPGWKTKFMGEFTFEQGLEVFREQVPMGESTYRTVRWGKDLQVWFVEGRDFRSPNTMEDGPEKTIWGKEQMNWFMNTVQASDATFRILVSPTPVIGPDRVNKKDNHANEGFRYEGDKLRSFIASQKNMLIICGDRHWQYVSEHPELGIREYSAGPASNAHAGGFSEDLRTEMHKYLNITGGFLSVAIEREGDDVQAVLTHHDVDGGVNNRDVVKAVDSEQVWRR, encoded by the coding sequence ATGAAAATCAGAATAATCACTTTAGCGGCTTTGTTGGTAGGGCCCTATTTAGTTGGGCAAGCAGCCGATGGTCCCTATCTGGCTACCGGCATCAAAATCGGCGAAGTAACAACGGATAGCGCAATTATATGGCTGCGACTGACGGCTAATGACGATCGCGTATGGGAAGAGGGCGGGATGCCTGAGGTTCAGTATCTGAATTCGGAAACAGGTAAATTTGAACCGATGCGTAGTCGGCCGAATGCCACTCCAAAAGTTATTTTCCCGGAAGGGAAGAACGTGAGCACCATAGAAGGCGCCACACCGGGAACATCTGGAAAAGTAAGAGTGCTTTACAAAACAGCGGCTGAGCCGCGGTGGCGGGAAACGGCCTGGCAGTCAGTTGATGCCGACAAAGACTTCACCAAACAGATTCGTTTGAATGATTTGCAGTCCAACACCGCTTACCAACTACGGGCCGAGTCGGAATCGGGTAATGTGGTTGAAGGTCAATTCCAGACCGCGCTCGAAGCCAACGAGGAGGGACGGGTATTGTTTACGGTTTCTACTTGCCAGGGATACAACGATAAGGATTCAGCCGATGGTTTCAAAATCTACGAATCCATGTTGAAGCTAAAGCCGCAGTTTTATGTAAATGATGGCGATATCCTCTACTACGATGGTCGAGCAAAGACACTTCCTCTTGCACGCTGGCACTGGCAACGCATGTATAGTTTACCGTCCCTGGTTGAATTTCATCGGCAGGTTTCTTCCTACTTTGTCAAAGACGATCATGACACCTGGATGAACGATAGCTGGCCCGGATGGAAAACCAAATTCATGGGAGAATTCACCTTTGAGCAGGGCCTGGAAGTATTCCGGGAACAAGTTCCCATGGGCGAGAGTACCTACCGCACAGTTCGCTGGGGAAAGGACCTTCAAGTCTGGTTTGTTGAGGGTCGTGATTTCCGTTCGCCGAACACGATGGAGGATGGTCCTGAAAAGACTATCTGGGGAAAAGAGCAGATGAATTGGTTTATGAATACAGTTCAAGCGTCTGATGCCACGTTTCGCATTCTGGTCAGCCCGACCCCCGTTATTGGCCCTGATCGCGTGAATAAGAAGGACAACCATGCCAATGAAGGATTTCGTTATGAAGGAGATAAGCTACGGTCCTTTATCGCATCTCAGAAAAACATGCTGATCATTTGTGGCGACCGTCACTGGCAGTATGTATCCGAACACCCTGAGTTGGGCATCCGGGAATACTCGGCCGGTCCGGCTTCCAATGCACATGCGGGTGGATTCAGCGAAGACCTTCGTACGGAAATGCATAAGTATTTAAATATCACGGGAGGCTTTCTTTCCGTCGCGATTGAACGCGAAGGAGACGATGTGCAAGCCGTCCTGACTCACCACGATGTGGACGGAGGGGTAAACAACCGGGATGTGGTCAAGGCGGTTGATAGCGAGCAGGTATGGCGTCGATGA
- a CDS encoding sulfatase, with amino-acid sequence MKRRDFLKTAVAGVTATAASNLYAADRSDCPNVVFLLADQMRAHSMHCMGDPQVITPNLDKLASQGLMTTNMIAASPVCTPYRGQLMTGRYGHATGVVHNDIKLPNSETTIADQIKKHGYHTGYIGKWHLAGHRKNPVAKEDRRNWDFWAVRNCSHAHFEPQYWVNNETEAVTVNGWEPEVQTDVAIEYIRQQKNNPFFLMVSYGPPHNPYKAPERFVKQYEGRKLEDRPNVPPPDKKDQDQLLHYNAMITSLDECVGRISAELQRSGLAENTIFVFTSDHGDMLGSQGHKLKQRPWEESINVPFIIRQPGKIKPGQKRDWIVSSVDLMPTLLGLCGAEIPDAVQGIDHTNQFHGRADEIRDSAFLFNTHNGGGPGCDWRGIRTKDWVYAYHMEGDWILYDLKKDPYQLNNLVDQSKY; translated from the coding sequence ATGAAACGTCGTGACTTTTTAAAAACCGCCGTCGCCGGTGTCACAGCAACCGCAGCATCAAACCTTTATGCAGCCGACCGGAGTGATTGTCCCAACGTTGTCTTTTTGTTAGCCGATCAGATGCGGGCCCACTCAATGCATTGTATGGGCGATCCCCAAGTGATCACGCCAAACCTGGACAAGTTGGCGAGTCAGGGTTTGATGACCACAAATATGATCGCCGCCTCGCCTGTCTGTACACCATATCGCGGGCAGCTCATGACCGGTCGCTATGGCCATGCGACTGGAGTCGTTCATAACGACATCAAACTCCCCAATTCAGAAACCACGATAGCCGATCAAATCAAAAAACACGGCTACCACACCGGCTACATCGGCAAGTGGCATCTGGCCGGACACCGCAAAAATCCCGTTGCAAAGGAGGACCGGAGAAACTGGGATTTCTGGGCTGTTCGCAACTGTTCTCACGCACACTTTGAACCACAATACTGGGTCAACAACGAGACCGAAGCCGTCACGGTGAATGGTTGGGAACCCGAAGTGCAGACCGATGTTGCGATCGAGTATATTCGCCAACAGAAGAACAATCCCTTCTTCCTTATGGTGTCTTACGGCCCGCCTCACAATCCCTACAAAGCACCCGAGCGATTCGTTAAACAATACGAGGGCCGCAAACTGGAGGACCGTCCCAACGTCCCGCCGCCCGACAAAAAGGACCAGGATCAATTGCTGCACTACAACGCCATGATAACCAGCCTTGACGAATGTGTCGGCCGCATATCGGCAGAATTACAGCGAAGCGGATTGGCGGAAAACACCATCTTTGTATTCACCTCCGATCATGGAGACATGCTCGGTTCCCAGGGACACAAACTGAAACAACGCCCCTGGGAGGAGTCCATCAACGTGCCGTTCATCATCCGGCAACCTGGCAAAATCAAGCCCGGTCAAAAGCGCGATTGGATAGTGTCATCTGTCGACCTCATGCCCACCCTGCTCGGTCTCTGTGGAGCTGAAATTCCTGATGCCGTTCAGGGAATTGACCATACAAACCAATTTCATGGCCGAGCGGACGAAATTCGCGATTCCGCATTCTTGTTCAACACGCACAACGGCGGTGGACCGGGCTGTGACTGGCGTGGCATCCGCACCAAGGACTGGGTCTACGCCTATCACATGGAAGGTGACTGGATACTCTATGACCTGAAAAAAGATCCCTACCAGCTAAACAATCTGGTCGATCAATCGAAGTATTAA
- a CDS encoding agmatine deiminase family protein: MKLKLVPSSPFWLVIPLVAGLIAFFWLGRDSALNFSRPGLQHASDAGRQPDANDIFRYTPPVKIDRLINEWETQEALIITLSFPEARGNSEIVVSTIDVLEAAHEYLNIYVFCEYEHSREFAYFLSKLREHPKGEAILEKTHFVDSRNLMRWVRDFGPVFGVGRKQELVAIDFVFRNMLKDLESLARQTNDAFRDFMALQGDAMPADVVAMIEREFETEVQLIRPPVSMDGGDLISDGRGNVFISTQTLARNGTNRQELEKVFQEYFGAKKLHVLEALPGASVRHLDMIFKFIDHDTVVLPDYKVDETATLNSYRKELTRKVLSVLEKNEAYLRKNFPKHTFIKVPMPPILFLSKEEIFHLTRQEFYRTFVKDRDLLTPEELEKLTPVQRQRMEAQILEMVKKETGLADVGTTDGFNAILAVYDQPPLDSFLDLDAEAVTRYRSYINSVFLNPKSGKQAFLVPRFSGQNARESALIDSWEKMVESAYRSAYPKADIRWINSDSMVEDMGFLHCITITVPALPLNSRQSSAL, from the coding sequence ATGAAATTAAAACTGGTGCCTTCCTCTCCCTTCTGGCTGGTTATTCCCCTTGTTGCGGGGCTCATTGCGTTCTTTTGGCTTGGCCGTGATTCTGCCTTGAATTTCTCCCGTCCGGGACTTCAACACGCATCCGATGCCGGCCGACAACCAGATGCAAATGACATCTTCCGTTACACCCCACCCGTTAAAATCGACCGTTTGATCAATGAATGGGAAACTCAGGAGGCCTTGATCATTACGCTCTCGTTTCCTGAAGCCCGAGGGAATTCGGAAATTGTCGTAAGTACCATCGATGTGCTCGAGGCAGCCCATGAATATCTGAATATCTATGTCTTTTGTGAGTATGAACACAGCCGGGAATTTGCCTATTTTCTCTCGAAGCTCAGAGAGCACCCCAAGGGGGAGGCCATTCTCGAAAAGACCCATTTTGTCGATTCGAGAAACTTGATGCGGTGGGTGCGGGACTTTGGCCCGGTCTTCGGTGTTGGCAGAAAGCAGGAGCTGGTGGCGATTGATTTCGTATTCCGAAATATGTTGAAAGATCTCGAATCGCTTGCAAGGCAGACGAACGACGCTTTCAGGGACTTCATGGCCTTGCAGGGAGATGCCATGCCGGCAGACGTGGTGGCGATGATAGAAAGGGAGTTTGAAACCGAGGTGCAATTGATTCGTCCGCCTGTTTCCATGGATGGAGGCGATCTTATCAGTGACGGCCGAGGCAACGTCTTTATTTCTACTCAGACCCTGGCCCGAAACGGGACCAACAGACAGGAGCTGGAAAAAGTATTCCAGGAGTATTTCGGTGCAAAGAAACTTCATGTGCTGGAAGCGCTTCCGGGCGCGTCGGTTCGCCACCTGGACATGATTTTCAAGTTCATCGACCACGACACGGTGGTCCTTCCTGATTACAAAGTGGATGAAACGGCGACACTAAATTCCTACCGCAAGGAACTTACCCGGAAAGTCCTTTCGGTTCTGGAGAAAAATGAAGCGTACCTGCGCAAGAACTTTCCCAAACATACGTTCATAAAGGTCCCCATGCCCCCCATCCTGTTTTTGAGCAAGGAGGAGATTTTTCACCTTACCCGTCAGGAGTTTTACCGCACTTTTGTAAAGGACAGGGATTTGCTGACGCCGGAAGAATTGGAAAAGCTTACTCCCGTACAACGCCAGAGGATGGAGGCCCAGATCTTGGAGATGGTCAAAAAAGAGACGGGCTTGGCCGATGTTGGGACCACGGACGGCTTCAATGCAATACTTGCTGTCTATGATCAGCCGCCCCTTGATTCGTTTTTGGACCTGGATGCGGAAGCGGTGACCCGATACCGCTCATATATCAACAGTGTGTTCCTTAACCCAAAAAGCGGGAAGCAGGCATTCCTTGTTCCCCGATTCTCCGGACAGAATGCACGGGAAAGTGCTCTGATCGATTCCTGGGAGAAAATGGTGGAATCCGCTTACCGGAGCGCCTACCCCAAGGCTGATATCCGGTGGATTAATTCTGATTCGATGGTGGAAGATATGGGTTTTCTGCATTGCATTACGATCACCGTGCCCGCTCTGCCGTTGAATTCACGGCAATCGAGTGCGTTGTAG
- a CDS encoding DUF6090 family protein, giving the protein MILRRVIEHYKKQEWTAIWIDFVIVVVGVFIGLQVNNWNETRTDRFREAIYLAGVSTDVRSDIVDIEEIIRVSTSRMSAMTFLLECASGSALPDGFDSARGRIEIENAPPYQEDDPNSIGIALFILTTFEGNRLVYDTMINTGGIGIIRNAELLREIQTYYAHVDKVLHFETQLEENRVKLVDAQQQSGISPVDLLPARDLAQRFTEDPSLLAAAKNYWLFTNRHLKLMNDLKRDAEMLVAEIKNADKA; this is encoded by the coding sequence ATGATACTTCGCCGCGTCATCGAACATTACAAGAAGCAGGAATGGACTGCGATCTGGATTGATTTCGTCATCGTCGTTGTGGGCGTCTTTATCGGATTGCAGGTCAACAACTGGAACGAGACGCGCACCGATCGGTTTCGCGAGGCGATCTATCTTGCAGGCGTTTCGACAGATGTCAGGAGCGACATCGTCGATATCGAGGAAATTATTCGCGTCTCGACCTCACGGATGTCCGCAATGACCTTCCTGCTTGAATGCGCATCGGGTTCAGCACTTCCCGACGGGTTTGACTCAGCGCGCGGTCGAATCGAGATCGAAAATGCGCCGCCCTATCAGGAAGATGATCCGAATTCGATCGGGATCGCACTATTCATTCTGACCACTTTCGAGGGCAACCGGCTCGTCTATGACACAATGATCAACACCGGCGGGATTGGCATCATTCGCAATGCAGAATTGCTTCGAGAAATTCAGACCTATTATGCCCATGTTGACAAGGTCCTGCATTTCGAAACGCAACTGGAGGAAAACCGCGTCAAGCTTGTCGACGCGCAGCAACAATCTGGGATTTCTCCGGTCGACTTGTTGCCCGCCCGTGACCTCGCTCAGCGCTTTACGGAAGACCCGAGCCTTCTCGCTGCGGCGAAGAATTACTGGCTGTTCACCAACCGGCATCTCAAATTGATGAACGATTTGAAGCGGGACGCCGAAATGCTTGTGGCGGAGATTAAGAACGCGGACAAGGCATGA
- a CDS encoding sulfatase-like hydrolase/transferase: protein MHSQNRRDFLKTSVAGAIAAGLSPAISLGQEVARKKPNVVILFIDDLGYADIACFGNDRVPTSHIDSLADRGARCTMSYITNPPCSPSRCSLMTGMYAQRFGKSGMARGLPIPEDHPTLAEFMRDAGYVTGQVGKWDIGANGQGPHQRGFMEVARNAPGDQYDREREDGSYVYLTDLDGDYMAEFVDRNADKPFFLYFSPLAVHSKVANTPQHYRDRIPGGNGTAYEGAVLAVDDAVGKLLAMLKKHDLEDDTLILFTGDNGANRTEGGSSEPYRGGKNKDTQQEGWVHTPTIVTWPKVVPAGTTFEGMIGTIDFYATVAAAAGKPLPARCDGKSLLPYLKGDKKGDVHEYIFWHNADPTDEPRRNLYAVRWKDWRLIKHPDGWHLYDLKKDPKEMKDQAAKYPEVVTNMRKHYDAFVATLPPLKPSADFKGGGQVPKGWGWEIGNGG, encoded by the coding sequence ATGCATAGTCAAAACCGAAGAGATTTTTTAAAAACATCCGTTGCCGGTGCCATCGCCGCGGGTTTGAGTCCAGCAATCAGCCTGGGGCAGGAAGTTGCCCGGAAAAAGCCAAACGTGGTTATCCTGTTTATCGACGATCTCGGCTACGCCGATATCGCTTGTTTTGGAAACGATCGGGTTCCGACGTCCCACATCGATTCCCTGGCCGATAGGGGTGCCAGGTGCACGATGTCCTACATCACCAATCCGCCGTGTTCGCCCAGTCGCTGCAGCCTGATGACCGGCATGTACGCACAGCGCTTTGGGAAGTCGGGAATGGCGCGCGGTCTGCCGATTCCCGAAGATCATCCGACTCTGGCGGAATTCATGCGGGACGCTGGTTATGTGACCGGACAAGTGGGTAAATGGGATATCGGTGCCAACGGGCAAGGTCCGCATCAGCGCGGATTTATGGAAGTTGCCCGAAATGCGCCCGGCGATCAATACGACCGCGAGCGTGAAGACGGTAGTTACGTTTACCTTACCGATCTCGATGGTGACTACATGGCTGAGTTCGTTGATCGAAATGCTGACAAACCCTTCTTCCTTTATTTTTCGCCCCTTGCTGTCCATTCGAAGGTTGCAAATACACCGCAGCATTACCGCGACCGCATCCCGGGCGGAAACGGCACGGCCTACGAGGGTGCGGTATTAGCCGTCGATGATGCAGTGGGAAAACTACTCGCTATGCTGAAGAAGCACGATCTGGAAGATGACACCCTTATCCTGTTCACCGGAGACAACGGCGCCAATAGAACAGAGGGCGGTAGTTCCGAGCCCTACCGCGGTGGAAAGAATAAGGACACCCAACAGGAAGGCTGGGTGCACACGCCCACCATCGTTACCTGGCCGAAAGTGGTGCCCGCCGGTACAACCTTCGAAGGAATGATCGGGACCATAGATTTTTATGCCACGGTCGCCGCTGCTGCTGGCAAACCCTTGCCCGCACGTTGTGATGGTAAGAGCCTGTTGCCTTATCTTAAAGGTGATAAGAAAGGCGATGTGCATGAATACATCTTCTGGCACAATGCCGATCCTACGGATGAACCTCGGCGCAACCTTTACGCCGTACGGTGGAAAGACTGGCGGCTGATCAAGCACCCCGATGGCTGGCATCTCTACGACCTGAAGAAGGATCCAAAGGAAATGAAGGATCAGGCGGCGAAATATCCCGAGGTAGTGACCAATATGCGCAAACACTACGACGCCTTTGTTGCCACACTACCGCCATTAAAGCCTAGTGCAGATTTCAAGGGCGGTGGTCAGGTGCCCAAGGGTTGGGGCTGGGAAATTGGTAATGGGGGTTAA
- a CDS encoding glycoside hydrolase family 71/99-like protein — protein MLRLLAIVCLSGCGAVGLIAQNNQNLLKPYSGPSVAGVDVSTLDNKVMAGYQGWFNTPDDGADLGWTHWSRSKDKLFGPGNVTVDLWPDVSEYDEDELFETGFHFDDGSAAKVFSSHNRKTVLRHFQWMKDYGIDGVFVQRFANGLRSESMKYHKDVVLSHAREGANRNGRTYAVMYDLSGLPKGGTRSVRDDWKLLRSKRKITEDPAYLHHEGNPVVTVWGVGFNDQSKPREYTIAECRDLVEFLKQDGCTVMLGVPTGWRTLDRDALPDPELHEVVEMADIISPWTPGRYRDLNGITKHADAYWVPDNEWCHEKELDYLPVVFPGFSWHNLKGAELGAIPRLKGQFFWSQIAAAKRGGSNMIYVAMFDEVGEGTAIFKCTNNPPRADGTPFLDYEGLPSDFYLQLAGHAGKLLRGEIPLSEIIPESVTKN, from the coding sequence ATGTTACGTTTACTAGCGATTGTTTGCTTATCCGGTTGTGGAGCTGTTGGGCTAATTGCTCAGAATAATCAAAACTTATTAAAGCCTTATTCCGGTCCTTCTGTGGCAGGTGTCGATGTGAGCACGTTGGACAACAAAGTGATGGCAGGCTACCAGGGCTGGTTTAATACCCCTGACGATGGGGCAGACCTCGGCTGGACTCACTGGTCAAGAAGCAAGGACAAACTTTTTGGGCCAGGCAATGTGACCGTAGATTTGTGGCCGGATGTGTCTGAGTACGACGAAGACGAACTTTTCGAAACAGGATTTCACTTTGATGACGGTAGCGCCGCCAAGGTTTTTAGTTCGCATAACCGAAAGACCGTGTTGCGCCATTTCCAATGGATGAAGGATTACGGGATCGACGGCGTTTTTGTTCAACGCTTTGCGAACGGGCTGAGAAGCGAATCGATGAAGTATCACAAAGATGTGGTGCTTTCTCATGCACGTGAAGGAGCGAATCGCAATGGCCGGACCTATGCGGTGATGTATGACCTGAGTGGCTTACCCAAAGGAGGTACGCGCTCTGTTCGTGACGATTGGAAATTGCTGCGAAGTAAGAGGAAGATCACGGAAGACCCGGCCTACCTTCACCATGAAGGTAACCCGGTGGTTACGGTGTGGGGCGTCGGTTTTAATGACCAAAGTAAACCCAGGGAATACACAATCGCTGAGTGCCGTGATCTCGTTGAATTTCTAAAGCAGGATGGTTGCACGGTGATGTTGGGTGTACCCACGGGTTGGCGGACACTGGATCGCGATGCATTACCAGATCCGGAGCTGCATGAAGTTGTTGAAATGGCGGACATCATCAGTCCCTGGACCCCCGGGCGCTATCGAGATTTGAACGGAATTACCAAGCATGCGGACGCCTATTGGGTCCCCGATAATGAATGGTGTCACGAAAAAGAACTAGATTACCTGCCAGTTGTTTTTCCCGGCTTCAGTTGGCATAACTTGAAAGGTGCCGAGTTGGGCGCGATCCCCAGACTGAAAGGCCAGTTTTTCTGGTCGCAAATCGCTGCCGCGAAACGCGGGGGTTCAAACATGATCTATGTGGCCATGTTTGACGAAGTGGGCGAAGGAACGGCTATTTTTAAATGCACCAACAATCCGCCTCGGGCAGATGGCACCCCATTTCTTGATTATGAAGGATTGCCAAGTGATTTTTACCTTCAACTTGCTGGACATGCTGGAAAACTCTTGAGAGGAGAAATTCCATTGAGCGAAATAATTCCGGAATCCGTCACCAAAAACTAA